The following proteins are co-located in the Caloenas nicobarica isolate bCalNic1 chromosome 33, bCalNic1.hap1, whole genome shotgun sequence genome:
- the ARF3 gene encoding ADP-ribosylation factor 3 has translation MGNIFGNLLKSLIGKKEMRILMVGLDAAGKTTILYKLKLGEIVTTIPTIGFNVETVEYKNISFTVWDVGGQDKIRPLWRHYFQNTQGLIFVVDSNDRERVNEAREELMRMLAEDELRDAVLLVFANKQDLPNAMNAAEITDKLGLHSLRHRNWYIQATCATSGDGLYEGLDWLANQLKNKK, from the exons ATGGGCAACATCTTCGGGAACCTGCTGAAGAGCCTGATCGGGAAGAAGGAGATGCGGATCCTGATGGTGGGGCTGGATGCTGCCGGGAAGACCACCATCCTCTACAAGCTGAAGCTGGGGGAAATTGTCACCACCATCCCCACCATAG GGTTCAACGTGGAGACAGTGGAGTACAAGAACATCAGCTTCACCGTGTGGGACGTGGGTGGGCAGGACAAGATCCGGCCCCTCTGGCGGCATTACTTCCAAAACACCCAGG GCCTGATCTTTGTGGTGGACAGCAACGACCGGGAGCGGGTGAATGAGGCGCGGGAGGAACTGATGCGGATGCTGGCGGAGGACGAGCTGCGGGACGCCGTCCTCCTCGTCTTTGCCAACAAGCAG GACCTGCCTAACGCCATGAACGCAGCGGAGATCACAGACAAGCTGGGGCTGCACTCCCTGCGCCACCGCAACTGGTACATCCAGGCCACCTGTGCCACCAGCGGGGACGGGCTCTACGAGGGCCTCGACTGGCTCGCTAACCAGCTCAAGAACAAGAAGTGA
- the FKBP11 gene encoding peptidyl-prolyl cis-trans isomerase FKBP11 has translation MPPPAALLLLALLLPPPPPARAAESETESGARGLRLETLVAPPEGCTELSAPGDTVHIHYTGSLEDGRVIDTSLSRDPLQVELGKRQVIPGLEQSLLDMCVGEKRRAIIPPHLAYGKRGSPPTIPGDAVLRFEVELVGLSRAGYWQKLVNEVVPLLCLGLVPALLALIGCHLYRKASSPKLSKKKLKEEKRNKAKKK, from the exons atgccgccccccgccgcgctgctcctgctggcgctgctgctgccgccgccgccgcccgcccgcgccgccgaGAGCGAAACCGAAAGCGGCgcccgggggctgcggctgGAGACGCTC GTGGCCCCCCCCGAGGGCTGCACGGAGCTGTCGGCGCCGGGGGACACGGTTCACATCCACTACACg GGCAGTCTGGAGGATGGACGTGTCATTGACACCTCCCTGAGCCGCGACCCGCTCCAGGTGGAGCTGGGCAAGCGCCAAGTCATCCCCG GCCTGGAGCAGAGTCTGCTGGACATGTGTGTGGG GGAGAAGCGCAGAGCTATCATCCCCCCTCACCTGGCCTACGGCAAGCGGGGCTCCCCCCCCACCATCCCAG GTGATGCGGTGCTGCGGTTTGAGGTGGAACTGGTGGGTTTGTCCCGGGCCGGTTACTGGCAGAAGCTGGTGAATGAGGTGGTGCCACTGCTGTGCCTGGGGCTGGTGCCGGCGCTGCTGGCGCTCATCGGGTGCCACCTCTACCGCAAGGCCAGCAGCCCCAAGCTCTCCAAGAAGAAgctgaaggaggagaagaggaacaaagccaaaaaaaaataa
- the WNT1 gene encoding proto-oncogene Wnt-1, whose protein sequence is MRAAALGLALRALWALALSSLSNTLAVNNSGRWWGIINVASSTNLLTDSKNVQLVLDPSLQLLSRKQRKLIRQNPGILHSVSSGLQTAIKECKWQFRNRRWNCPTSQGPNIFGKIVNRGCRETAFIFAITSAGVTHSVARSCSEGSIESCTCDYRRRGPGGPDWHWGGCSDNIDFGRLFGREFVDSSEKGRDLRFLMNLHNNEAGRMTVFSEMRQECKCHGMSGSCTVRTCWMRLPTFRAVGDVLKDRFDGASRVIYGNKGSNRASRVELHHLEPENPAHKPPSPHDLVYFEKSPNFCTYSGKTGTAGTAGRFCNSSSPGLDGCELLCCGRGYRTRTQRVTERCNCTFHWCCHVSCLNCTNTQVLHECL, encoded by the exons ATGCGAGCCGCCGCGCTGGGGCTGGCGCTCcgggctctctgggctctggccctctcctccctctccaacACGCTGGCGGTGAACAACAGCGGGCGGTGGTG GGGCATCATCAACGTGGCCTCGTCCACCAACCTGCTGACGGACTCCAAGAACGTGCAGCTGGTGCTGGaccccagcctgcagctgctgagccGCAAACAGCGCAAGCTGATCCGCCAGAACCCCGGCATCCTGCACAGCGTCAGCTCCGGCCTCCAGACCGCCATCAAGGAGTGCAAGTGGCAGTTCCGCAACCGCCGCTGGAACTGCCCCACCTCCCAGGGCCCAAACATCTTCGGCAAAATTGTCAACCGGG GCTGCAGGGAGACAGCGTTCATCTTTGCCATCACCAGCGCTGGAGTGACGCACTCGGTGGCCCGGTCCTGCTCGGAGGGCTCCATCGAGTCCTGCACCTGCGACTACCGACGCCGCGGCCCTGGGGGGCCCGActggcactgggggggctgcagtGACAACATCGATTTTGGGCGCCTCTTTGGGAGGGAGTTTGTGGACTCCAGCGAGAAGGGCCGTGACCTGCGCTTCCTCATGAACCTGCACAACAACGAGGCCGGGCGCATG ACGGTCTTCTCAGAGATGCGCCAGGAGTGCAAGTGCCACGGCATGTCGGGCTCCTGCACCGTCCGCACATGCTGGATGCGGCTGCCCACCTTCCGCGCCGTGGGCGACGTCCTGAAGGATCGTTTCGACGGTGCCTCCCGTGTCATCTACGGCAACAAGGGCAGCAACCGGGCATCGCGGGTGGAGCTGCATCACCTGGAGCCTGAGAACCCGGCCCACAAACCCCCCTCTCCCCACGACCTTGTCTACTTTGAGAAGTCACCCAATTTCTGCACCTACAGCGGGAAGACGGGGACAGCAGGCACGGCTGGGCGCTTCTGCAACAGCTCCTCGCCGGGGCTGGACGGGTGCGAGCTGCTGTGTTGCGGGCGCGGGTACCGCACACGCACCCAGCGGGTCACCGAGCGCTGCAACTGCACCTTCCACTGGTGCTGCCACGTCAGCTGCCTGAACTGCACCAACACGCAGGTGCTGCACGAGTGCCTGTGA
- the CCDC65 gene encoding dynein regulatory complex subunit 2: MPAKRHSKASVAGQDGLLLLQSQALAQEEAAKAKQELLTRFLKDKLAKEQHSSTLNLHKLNVQWQAILREAKAKELRQDIEILSQTFARVMDCKDSVIESLVTDLEEAEEQHARALRSHVHNIDHLLQLQSCRLACLEDGYSAQLSAMQSEFEAERTSILEQHKRESCYLRDMVLTVEQNYSESDHEATLNFQSARDDIKNKSLQEKQYCRLQLSGKTAELWEQFRQAMQSFTAATEHQKIAFEVLKEKDQKSSREIEMQAKKLQKLQDLVAATKGQIVAHLRENEEQNRHLRIEKERAFRQLQELKGKLNQARAKAHGNLARLAVQSGAALSALQQVVEKGQRILQLAEMCRKLETEEEKVLPFYPSSLVEGEQRDAQRVFKETPTEPLAQAMRDYVGLERFWQRFNKAKLEEKALEQERAALRWRNRQLRALLQQYMEGISISQEVLVEPNPLCGVQHKSRGPRDSPRTEGDLVQGHQSATHPNSLLDPVPSSSGTG; this comes from the exons ATGCCAGCAAAGCGCCATTCGAAGGCCTCGGTGGCGGGGCAGGATggactcctgctgctgcagagccaagCGCTGGCCCAGGAGGAGGCTGCCAAGGCcaagcaggagctgctcacCCGCTTCCTGAAG GACAAGCTGGCcaaggagcagcacagcagcaccctGAACCTCCACAAGCTCAATGTGCAGTGGCAGGCGATTCTGCGGGAAGCCAAGGCCAAGGAGCTGCGCCAGGACATCGAGATCCTCAGCCAGACCTTTGCGCGGGTGATGGACTGCAAGGACAGCGTCATCGAG TCCCTGGTCACAGAcctggaggaggcagaggagcagcacgCCCGGGCCCTACGCAGCCACGTGCACAACATTGAccacctgctgcagctccagagctgcCGCCTGGCCTGCCTGGAGGACGGGTACAGTGCCCAGCTGAGTGCCATGCAGAGCGAGTTTGAGGCTGAGCG CACGTCCATCCTCGAGCAGCACAAGCGAGAGAGCTGCTACCTGCGGGACATGGTGCTGACCGTGGAGCAGAATTACAGTGAGAGTGACCACGAGGCCACGCTGAATTTCCAGAGCGCCCGGGATGACATCAAGAACAAG AGCCTGCAGGAGAAGCAGTACTGCCGCCTGCAACTGAGCGGGAAgacagcagagctctgggagcagTTCCGACAGGCCATGCAGAGCTTCACGGCGGCCACCGAGCACCAGAAGATCGCTTTTGAAGTGCTGAAGGAGAAGGACCAGAAGAGCTCGAGGGAGATCGAGATGCAGGCAAAGAAGCTGCAAAAGCTCCAG GACTTGGTGGCAGCCACCAAGGGCCAGATCGTAGCTCACCTCCGAGAGAACGAGGAGCAGAACCGGCACTTGCGGATAGAGAAGGAACGAGCTTTCCGCCAGCTCCAGGAGCTCAAGGGCAAGCTGAACCAGGCCAGGGCTAAGGCCCACGGCAACCTGGCCAGGCTCGCCGTGCAGAGCGGCGCAGCCCTGAGCGCCCTGCAGCAGGTGGTGGAGAAG GGCCAGCGCATCCTGCAACTGGCCGAGATGTGCCGCAAGCTGGAGAcggaggaggagaaggtgctGCCCTTCTACCCTTCCTCACTGGTGGAGGGCGAGCAGCGAGATGCTCAGCGAGTCTTCAAGGAGACACCCACAGAGCCCCTGGCCCAG GCCATGCGGGACTACGTGGGGCTGGAGCGGTTCTGGCAGCGCTTCAACAAGgcaaagctggaggagaaagcgCTGGAGCAGGAGCGGGCGGCCCTGAGGTGGAGGAACCGGCAGCTGCGGGCGCTGCTGCAGCAGTACATGGAGGGGATCTCGATCAGCCAGGAGGTGCTTGTGGAGCCCAATCCACTCTGCGGCGTCCAACACAAGAGCCGCGGCCCCAGGGACTCACCCCGCACCGAGGGGGACCTTGTGCAAGGTCACCAGAGTGCCACACACCCCAACAGCCTCCTGGACCCTGTTCCCAGCTCCAGCGGCACCGGCTGA